A single genomic interval of Anopheles marshallii chromosome 2, idAnoMarsDA_429_01, whole genome shotgun sequence harbors:
- the LOC128718551 gene encoding histone H1-like — MADTVTTEVAAAAAAPATVAKSPKKPKAAAGPKKPKQPAAHPPVNEMVLAAVKALNERNGSSLQAIKKYVAANYKADVTKLATFFKKALKSAVASGKLVQTKGTGASGSFKLSAAAKKPAVEKKKAAAPKKSASAADKKKKVAAKKPAGEKKAAAKKSTKKAETGKKPKTAAAKKPKAADGAKKAAKKPAAPKQKSTKPSKVAAAKPKAPKPKKAAAPAKKAAAPKKAAAPKKAAAPKKAAAAKK, encoded by the coding sequence ATGGCCGATACCGTAACGACCGAAGTAGCTGCTGCAGCCGCCGCCCCAGCAACCGTGGCCAAGTCGCCGAAGAAGCCGAAGGCCGCCGCTGGTCCCAAGAAGCCGAAGCAACCGGCAGCGCATCCTCCAGTGAACGAGATGGTGCTGGCCGCTGTGAAGGCTCTGAACGagcgcaacggttcgtcgctgCAGGCGATCAAGAAGTACGTGGCGGCCAACTACAAGGCCGACGTGACCAAGCTGGCCACCTTCTTCAAGAAGGCGCTCAAGAGTGCCGTCGCCAGCGGCAAGCTGGTCCAGACCAAGGGAACCGGAGCGTCGGGTTCGTTCAAGCTGTCAGCCGCCGCCAAGAAGCCGGCCgtagagaagaagaaggcagCAGCCCCGAAGAAGTCCGCATCGGCCGcagacaagaagaagaaggtcgCTGCCAAGAAGCCGGCCGGAGAGAAGAAGGCCGCCGCCAAGAAGTCCACCAAGAAGGCAGAGACTGGCAAGAAGCCGAAGACAGCCGCCGCCAAGAAGCCGAAGGCCGCCGATGGTGCGAAGAAAGCCGCCAAGAAGCCAGCTGCACCCAAGCAGAAGTCCACGAAGCCATCCAAGGTCGCGGCCGCCAAGCCGAAGGCACCGAAGCCAAAGAAGGCCGCAGCTCCCGCCAAGAAGGCTGCAGCCCCGAAGAAAGCCGCCGCACCAAAGAAGGCAGCCGCTCCGAAGAAGGCCGCAGCAGCCAAGAAGTAA
- the LOC128718552 gene encoding histone H1-like — translation MADTVTTEVAAAAAAPATVAKSPKKPKAAAGPKKPKQPAAHPPVNEMVLAAVKALNERNGSSLQAIKKYVAANYKADVTKLATFFKKALKSAVASGKLVQTKGTGASGSFKLSAAAKKPAVEKKKAAAPKKSASAADKKKKVAAKKPAGEKKAAAKKSTKKAETGKKPKTAAAKKPKAADGAKKAAKKPAAPKQKSTKPSKVAAAKPKAPKPKKAAAPAKKAAAPKKAAAPKKAAAPKKAAAAKK, via the coding sequence ATGGCCGATACCGTAACGACCGAAGTAGCTGCTGCAGCCGCCGCCCCAGCAACCGTGGCCAAGTCGCCGAAGAAGCCGAAGGCCGCCGCTGGTCCCAAGAAGCCGAAGCAACCGGCAGCGCATCCTCCAGTGAACGAGATGGTGCTGGCCGCTGTGAAGGCTCTGAACGagcgcaacggttcgtcgctgCAGGCGATCAAGAAGTACGTGGCGGCCAACTACAAGGCCGACGTGACCAAGCTGGCCACCTTCTTCAAGAAGGCGCTCAAGAGTGCGGTCGCCAGCGGCAAGCTGGTCCAGACCAAGGGAACCGGAGCGTCGGGTTCGTTCAAGCTGTCAGCCGCCGCCAAGAAGCCGGCCgtagagaagaagaaggcagCAGCCCCGAAGAAGTCCGCATCGGCCGcagacaagaagaagaaggtcgCTGCCAAGAAGCCGGCCGGAGAGAAGAAGGCCGCCGCCAAGAAGTCCACCAAGAAGGCAGAGACTGGCAAGAAGCCGAAGACAGCCGCCGCCAAGAAGCCGAAGGCCGCCGATGGTGCGAAGAAGGCCGCCAAGAAGCCAGCTGCACCCAAGCAGAAGTCCACGAAGCCATCCAAGGTCGCGGCCGCCAAGCCGAAGGCACCGAAACCAAAGAAGGCCGCAGCTCCCGCCAAGAAGGCTGCAGCCCCGAAGAAAGCCGCCGCCCCAAAGAAGGCAGCCGCTCCGAAGAAGGCCGCAGCAGCCAAGAAGTAA